A single Verrucomicrobiia bacterium DNA region contains:
- a CDS encoding DUF559 domain-containing protein, protein MNPTARARQLRHHQTDEEKELWRAVKAGRFAGFKFRRQHPTGKFFLDCYCPLARLAVELDGFQHGLPEGIKRDAEREAFLAEQDIEVLRFWNHQWNKNREGVLLEIWHALHRRTGCVKVMRKEQNHRFVPPQPEQLIGEPKPLPRHSSSPHPSPPSNGGEGAKTATQQEHDDE, encoded by the coding sequence ATGAATCCCACCGCGCGCGCCCGGCAACTTCGCCACCATCAAACGGACGAGGAAAAGGAACTTTGGCGAGCCGTCAAGGCGGGACGGTTCGCGGGCTTCAAGTTCCGTCGTCAGCATCCGACGGGCAAATTCTTTCTCGACTGCTATTGCCCGTTGGCGCGGCTGGCGGTGGAATTGGATGGTTTTCAACACGGGTTGCCGGAAGGAATCAAACGCGATGCGGAGCGGGAAGCATTTCTTGCGGAGCAAGACATTGAAGTGTTGCGATTTTGGAATCATCAGTGGAACAAAAATCGCGAGGGCGTATTGCTGGAAATCTGGCACGCACTCCACCGGCGGACGGGTTGCGTGAAGGTGATGCGAAAGGAACAGAATCATCGGTTCGTGCCGCCGCAGCCGGAGCAGTTGATCGGCGAGCCGAAACCGTTGCCAAGACACTCCTCCTCTCCCCATCCCTCTCCTCCATCGAATGGAGGAGAGGGAGCAAAAACCGCCACGCAGCAGGAGCACGACGATGAGTAA
- a CDS encoding NAD(P)/FAD-dependent oxidoreductase: MPPRRLVIIGGGAAGYFAAITAAETDPTARVILLERSAQVLAKVRISGGGRCNVTHACFDPREFVARYPRGGAELIGPFHRFQARDTVAWFAARGVELKTESDGRMFPVTDSSATIVDCLTRAAHRAGVQVRTRCEVLTARRVGTGFELELADNERLAADRLLLATGGCRVAAAARLATDFGHTLVPPVPSLFSFHLAAPWLTELAGTSVATVELSVAPTGLRECGPLLITHGGLSGPAVLRLSAWGARQLQAMNYQFPLVVNWLPQLGIEALVAEIQSQRQTHGAKLVKNRPLGHLPARLWEALAAAAGIDSTTRWSALTRSQLQQLKTQLTRTELPVTGQSLNKEEFVTCGGVKLSEVNFATMESRVCPRLHFAGELLDIDGLTGGFNFQAAWTTGWLAGKAMVAPDPRP, from the coding sequence ATGCCTCCCCGGCGCTTGGTCATAATTGGTGGCGGTGCCGCCGGTTACTTCGCGGCAATTACCGCGGCGGAAACTGATCCGACCGCGCGCGTCATTTTGCTGGAGCGCAGCGCGCAAGTGTTGGCCAAGGTCAGAATTTCCGGCGGCGGCCGCTGCAATGTCACTCACGCCTGCTTTGACCCGCGCGAATTCGTCGCGCGCTATCCTCGGGGCGGCGCGGAATTGATCGGACCATTTCATCGGTTTCAAGCCCGCGACACTGTGGCGTGGTTTGCGGCGCGCGGAGTGGAACTCAAAACGGAATCCGACGGGCGCATGTTTCCGGTCACGGATTCCTCCGCGACAATTGTGGACTGCCTGACCCGAGCGGCGCACCGTGCCGGCGTCCAGGTGCGAACACGGTGTGAAGTGCTGACCGCCCGCCGGGTCGGGACCGGCTTCGAGCTTGAGTTGGCGGATAACGAACGTCTGGCCGCAGATCGTTTGCTGCTGGCCACCGGCGGATGTCGGGTCGCCGCCGCCGCGCGATTGGCCACCGATTTTGGGCATACGCTGGTACCGCCGGTACCCTCCCTCTTTTCCTTTCATCTCGCGGCACCTTGGTTGACGGAACTGGCGGGCACGAGCGTCGCCACCGTGGAACTCAGCGTGGCTCCAACTGGTTTGCGTGAATGTGGACCGCTATTGATCACGCATGGGGGATTGAGCGGGCCGGCGGTGTTGCGGCTGTCCGCTTGGGGTGCGCGCCAATTGCAAGCGATGAATTATCAATTCCCGCTGGTGGTGAACTGGCTGCCGCAACTGGGCATCGAGGCGTTGGTGGCGGAAATTCAATCGCAACGCCAGACCCACGGCGCCAAGCTGGTGAAGAACCGTCCGTTGGGACATTTGCCCGCGCGATTGTGGGAGGCGCTGGCGGCGGCGGCGGGTATTGATTCGACCACGCGATGGTCGGCCCTGACCCGATCACAATTGCAGCAACTCAAAACACAACTCACGCGCACGGAATTGCCCGTCACAGGCCAGAGTTTGAACAAGGAGGAGTTTGTGACTTGTGGCGGGGTGAAATTAAGCGAAGTAAATTTCGCGACGATGGAAAGCCGGGTTTGTCCTCGACTCCATTTCGCGGGCGAATTGCTGGACATTGACGGGTTGACTGGTGGCTTCAACTTCCAAGCCGCCTGGACCACCGGCTGGCTGGCCGGCAAGGCCATGGTTGCCCCGGACCCGCGCCCGTAA
- the yidC gene encoding membrane protein insertase YidC: protein MDKKSIVVIVICIALMFVWQGVLVPKYFSEERPIPVANTNAATAASGDTQTVTTATGDTTTVVPATAARSILSTNAVEELLVVTNENARYIFTSRGGGIKEIELVKFPETIARRRKEQANIHQVATLNANADLPVLTILGGAGLIGDGEFQLTQTATGVRAEKQLSDGLRLVKEFEPSTNYLLRATVRWENTASNSITLPMQEWVIGTGTPMGDNDDGNNVGLIWYDGRKSHETLTSYFDNRTLGCFPGTPRSEFHAGNSNVVWAVAHNQFFGALAMPETPALAINARVLTMPRPKEGRFSDPDKPLRKGVETSLSYPPLTLTAGATNEQSVTMFIGPKEYRTLAAIANEYHNDADKVMGFGFFGFFSKALLLIMNWFHLALGIPYGWAIIVLTLSLKVVFWPLTGASTRSAHKMASHAPQLKALKEKYKDDPAKFSQKQMQYFREHKINPVAGCLPMLVQLPVFFGLFVMLRTAIELRGAAFLWVADLSQTDTLFVIPGITFLPFISTHEGLPINPLPLLYIASAIWQTHLTPVSPGMDPAQQKMMRWMPLMFLLFLYNYSSGLALYMTVNNLLTILQTWLLRRHYPVVTAVAAAPTTASVLTPASKKKK, encoded by the coding sequence ATGGATAAAAAGTCAATCGTCGTCATCGTCATCTGCATCGCCCTGATGTTTGTGTGGCAGGGGGTTCTCGTGCCCAAATACTTCAGCGAGGAACGGCCGATCCCGGTGGCGAACACCAATGCGGCCACGGCGGCCAGCGGAGACACGCAAACCGTAACGACCGCGACGGGGGACACGACGACGGTGGTCCCGGCCACGGCCGCGCGCTCGATTTTGAGCACGAACGCGGTCGAGGAATTGTTGGTAGTGACCAACGAGAACGCGCGGTACATTTTCACTTCACGCGGCGGGGGCATCAAAGAGATCGAGTTGGTCAAATTTCCCGAAACCATCGCGCGGCGGCGCAAGGAGCAGGCGAACATTCATCAGGTGGCGACGCTGAATGCGAACGCGGATTTGCCGGTGTTGACCATTCTGGGCGGAGCGGGTTTGATTGGCGACGGGGAGTTTCAACTGACGCAAACGGCGACGGGAGTGCGCGCGGAAAAGCAGTTGTCGGACGGTTTGCGGCTGGTAAAGGAGTTTGAACCCAGCACGAATTATCTGCTGCGCGCCACGGTGCGTTGGGAAAACACGGCGAGCAACAGCATCACTCTGCCGATGCAGGAGTGGGTGATCGGCACCGGCACGCCCATGGGCGATAACGACGATGGCAACAACGTGGGTTTGATCTGGTACGACGGACGCAAGTCCCACGAGACGTTGACGAGTTACTTTGACAACCGCACGCTGGGGTGTTTCCCCGGCACGCCCCGCTCGGAATTTCACGCGGGGAACAGCAATGTCGTTTGGGCCGTGGCGCACAATCAGTTTTTCGGCGCGCTGGCCATGCCGGAAACTCCGGCGCTCGCCATCAACGCTCGCGTCCTCACGATGCCGCGTCCGAAGGAGGGACGGTTCAGCGATCCGGACAAGCCGTTGCGCAAAGGGGTGGAAACCTCCCTGTCTTATCCGCCGCTGACCCTGACGGCCGGCGCGACGAATGAGCAGAGCGTGACCATGTTCATCGGGCCGAAGGAGTACCGCACGCTGGCGGCCATTGCGAATGAATATCACAACGACGCGGACAAAGTGATGGGCTTCGGCTTCTTCGGGTTTTTCTCGAAGGCGCTGTTGCTGATCATGAACTGGTTTCACCTGGCGCTCGGGATTCCTTACGGGTGGGCCATCATTGTGTTGACCCTTTCGCTCAAGGTGGTGTTCTGGCCGCTGACGGGCGCCAGCACGCGGTCGGCGCACAAGATGGCGTCCCACGCGCCGCAGTTGAAAGCGCTCAAGGAAAAATACAAGGACGATCCGGCCAAGTTTTCCCAGAAGCAGATGCAGTATTTCCGTGAGCACAAGATCAATCCGGTGGCGGGCTGTCTGCCGATGCTGGTGCAATTGCCGGTCTTTTTTGGTCTGTTCGTGATGCTGCGCACGGCCATTGAATTGCGCGGCGCGGCGTTCTTGTGGGTGGCGGACCTTTCACAGACGGACACGCTTTTTGTCATTCCCGGCATCACGTTTCTGCCCTTCATCAGCACGCACGAGGGTTTGCCGATCAATCCGTTGCCGTTGCTGTACATCGCCTCGGCAATCTGGCAGACGCATCTCACGCCCGTGTCACCCGGCATGGACCCGGCGCAGCAGAAAATGATGCGGTGGATGCCGTTGATGTTTTTGTTGTTCCTTTACAATTACTCCTCCGGTCTGGCGCTGTACATGACCGTCAACAACCTGTTGACCATCTTGCAAACGTGGTTGTTGCGGCGCCATTACCCGGTGGTCACCGCCGTGGCGGCCGCCCCGACCACCGCGTCGGTATTGACACCGGCCTCGAAAAAGAAGAAATAG
- a CDS encoding SAM-dependent methyltransferase has protein sequence MSLVKSRQRVADHGEVFTPPWLVAAMLDLVKDETERIDSRFLEPACGDGNFLVEILRRKLAAVELKYGKSEFERQQYALLALMCVYGVELLPDNIADCRANLLEIFAEYLNLSAGDGLYRAASYVLSQNLVYGNAMTMRTAKDTAIVFPEWGYLGKGKFQRRDFRFDALTQSAAFSEEGSLFAQLGKHEIFQPTKTYPPMTANEIGAMDQGGKP, from the coding sequence ATGAGCTTGGTAAAGTCCCGACAACGCGTCGCCGATCACGGTGAAGTCTTTACCCCGCCGTGGCTGGTCGCGGCGATGCTCGACCTGGTGAAAGATGAGACCGAGCGGATTGACTCGCGGTTTCTGGAGCCGGCGTGCGGCGACGGCAATTTTCTTGTGGAAATCCTCCGGCGCAAACTTGCCGCCGTGGAATTGAAATATGGCAAATCGGAGTTTGAACGACAACAGTACGCGCTGCTGGCGCTGATGTGTGTTTATGGCGTTGAACTGCTTCCGGACAACATTGCGGATTGTCGCGCCAACCTGTTGGAGATTTTCGCTGAGTATTTGAATCTCAGCGCGGGAGATGGCTTGTATCGTGCTGCGTCCTATGTGCTTTCGCAGAATTTAGTTTATGGAAATGCCATGACCATGCGCACGGCTAAGGATACCGCCATCGTGTTTCCGGAATGGGGCTACCTCGGCAAAGGGAAGTTTCAGCGGCGAGATTTCCGTTTTGACGCGCTGACGCAATCGGCGGCTTTTAGTGAGGAAGGCTCGCTGTTTGCCCAATTGGGCAAGCATGAAATTTTTCAACCAACGAAGACTTACCCGCCCATGACCGCGAATGAAATCGGGGCGATGGATCAGGGAGGGAAACCATGA
- a CDS encoding RNA-binding protein, which translates to MNAKLFVGNLSYNTTENALHDAFAAFGTVVEANLMVDRMTGRPRGFGFITMGSPEEAQKAVEAMHGQQLDGRALTVNIARPREERPAGGGRGPRR; encoded by the coding sequence ATGAACGCAAAACTGTTTGTTGGGAATCTTTCCTACAACACCACTGAAAACGCCTTGCACGACGCTTTCGCCGCCTTCGGCACCGTGGTTGAAGCCAACCTGATGGTGGATCGGATGACCGGTCGCCCCCGTGGATTTGGTTTTATCACCATGGGCAGCCCTGAAGAAGCGCAGAAAGCCGTTGAAGCCATGCACGGACAGCAACTGGATGGCCGCGCTTTGACGGTCAACATTGCTCGTCCACGTGAGGAACGCCCCGCCGGCGGCGGACGCGGGCCGCGCCGCTAA
- a CDS encoding KH domain-containing protein, with amino-acid sequence MSAQPKATLEQVLELLGFPATVEEAQYDNGLVLDVKSEEAGRLIGRQGQTLADLQYLVNRLLFQQDQSAPKVTVDVGGYRAQAREALVKKARDAAEKVRRWGDIVELEPMSAFDRRVVHQTLKDDPDIETQSVEVEGSDKKAMLLRLKRS; translated from the coding sequence ATGAGCGCACAACCCAAAGCCACTTTGGAACAGGTCCTGGAATTGCTCGGCTTTCCGGCGACCGTGGAGGAAGCCCAATACGACAACGGACTGGTTCTCGATGTCAAATCCGAGGAAGCGGGACGATTGATTGGGCGGCAGGGCCAAACCCTGGCCGATTTGCAATACCTCGTGAACCGGCTGTTGTTTCAGCAGGATCAGAGCGCCCCCAAAGTCACCGTGGACGTGGGCGGATATCGCGCCCAGGCGCGCGAAGCCCTGGTCAAAAAAGCCCGCGATGCGGCGGAGAAGGTGCGGCGGTGGGGCGACATTGTGGAATTGGAGCCGATGAGCGCGTTTGACCGGCGGGTGGTGCATCAGACGTTGAAGGACGATCCGGATATTGAAACGCAAAGCGTGGAAGTGGAGGGCAGCGATAAGAAAGCCATGCTGCTCCGATTGAAGCGCTCGTAG
- the rnpA gene encoding ribonuclease P protein component, producing the protein MAAARPIQRGLGRRFRIKLGRDFLRARRDGERAVKGCLIANWVKLPADQPSRLGVVVSKKVGNAVARNRAKRLLRESYRQHQDQLKPSLDLVLVARPSIAKKDFDTVERDLLTTLQQAGLLK; encoded by the coding sequence ATGGCCGCCGCCCGCCCAATCCAGCGCGGTTTGGGGCGTCGCTTCCGCATCAAGTTGGGACGCGATTTCCTGCGGGCGCGCCGGGACGGGGAGCGCGCGGTGAAGGGGTGCTTGATCGCCAATTGGGTCAAACTGCCCGCTGACCAGCCCTCCCGCCTGGGCGTGGTGGTCAGCAAAAAGGTGGGTAACGCCGTGGCGCGTAATCGAGCCAAACGTCTGTTGCGTGAGTCTTATCGGCAACACCAAGATCAATTGAAGCCATCACTGGACCTGGTTTTGGTGGCGCGACCGTCCATCGCCAAAAAAGATTTCGACACCGTGGAACGCGATTTACTGACGACTCTGCAACAGGCAGGACTGCTGAAATGA
- the infA gene encoding translation initiation factor IF-1, which translates to MMKEQHIEVEGSIHTVLPGTMFRVELDNKHLVLATICGKMRKRFVRLTTGDRVKMEMSPYDLNKGRITWRLRTY; encoded by the coding sequence TTGATGAAAGAGCAACACATAGAAGTAGAAGGTAGTATTCACACGGTTTTGCCCGGCACCATGTTCCGGGTGGAATTGGACAACAAGCATCTCGTTCTGGCCACAATCTGCGGCAAGATGCGCAAACGCTTCGTCCGCCTGACGACCGGCGATCGCGTGAAAATGGAAATGTCTCCCTACGATTTGAACAAGGGGCGCATCACCTGGCGGTTGCGCACCTACTGA
- the yidD gene encoding membrane protein insertion efficiency factor YidD, translating into MNLAQHALLLGVRGYRAVISPLLGAFFGPLGGCRYTPTCSAYAQEAIRAHGAIRGGGLALRRLSRCHPWGGCGADPVPETAEPSTPPHPLASVRS; encoded by the coding sequence ATGAACCTGGCTCAACACGCTTTGTTGCTTGGGGTGCGCGGGTATCGCGCCGTGATTTCGCCGTTGCTGGGCGCGTTCTTTGGTCCGCTCGGGGGCTGTCGTTACACGCCGACGTGCTCGGCGTATGCGCAGGAAGCGATTCGCGCGCATGGCGCGATCCGTGGCGGCGGGCTGGCGCTGCGGCGGTTGAGTCGTTGCCATCCGTGGGGTGGTTGTGGCGCGGATCCCGTGCCGGAAACGGCGGAACCTTCCACCCCGCCGCACCCACTGGCTTCCGTGCGGAGTTGA
- a CDS encoding Eco57I restriction-modification methylase domain-containing protein has protein sequence MTLQASFTLRGRNPDVLTCIANLSNDEVFTPPEFANRMLDTLAEAWAANNGGANIWADKTVKFLDPCTKSGVFLREITSRLTAGLEREIPNLEKRVNHILTKQVFGLGITEITGLLARRSVYCSKYANGPHSITKFSSSDGNIWFKRLKHTWAGDKCKFCGAGKSVFDRAAGLETHAYAFIHTDNIKTRLAGIFGGNMQFDVIIGNPPYQLNDGGGDGSSATPLYHQFIEQAMQLEPRFLSMVVPSKWFSGGKGLDEFRAKMLSDKRIRYLVDYPNSREAFQGVDVAGGVMYFLWDRDNHGTCMVETRANGQSVVAERSLNEHEVFVRDNRVLGIVKKVKALSDEDFSNLVSARRPFGIDAADEGNKTGELYLYTSSGDCRIDRKDVIKGTELISKWKVLLSKTSSEHAGQPDKLGRKRVLSRIEVMPPNSVATESYLIVGPFKSKQEAENAAEYLRTRFARFLVSAILLTQNITRGSFVFVPAQDFTKSWTDKTLYKKYLLKPEEIDFIESTIRAME, from the coding sequence ATGACGCTCCAGGCGAGTTTCACCCTGCGCGGGCGCAACCCGGACGTGCTCACCTGCATCGCCAACCTCTCCAATGACGAAGTTTTTACGCCACCGGAGTTCGCCAATCGGATGCTCGACACGCTGGCCGAAGCGTGGGCCGCGAATAACGGCGGCGCGAATATCTGGGCAGATAAGACGGTAAAGTTCCTTGATCCCTGCACCAAGTCCGGCGTGTTCCTGCGCGAAATCACCAGCCGCCTCACTGCGGGGCTGGAGCGGGAGATTCCCAATCTGGAAAAGCGCGTGAACCACATCCTGACGAAACAAGTGTTCGGCCTCGGCATCACGGAAATCACCGGCCTGCTGGCGCGGCGCAGCGTCTATTGCTCAAAATACGCCAATGGCCCGCACTCCATTACGAAATTCTCCTCTAGTGATGGCAACATCTGGTTCAAGCGCCTCAAACACACTTGGGCGGGCGACAAGTGCAAGTTTTGCGGCGCTGGCAAATCCGTTTTCGACCGGGCGGCGGGACTGGAAACCCACGCCTACGCGTTCATTCACACCGACAACATCAAGACCCGGCTCGCCGGGATTTTTGGAGGCAACATGCAATTCGACGTCATCATTGGAAATCCACCGTATCAATTAAATGACGGCGGTGGCGACGGCTCAAGCGCCACACCGCTCTATCACCAATTCATTGAGCAAGCAATGCAACTCGAACCAAGGTTCTTGTCGATGGTTGTGCCGTCGAAGTGGTTTTCTGGAGGCAAAGGATTGGACGAGTTTCGCGCTAAAATGCTTTCCGACAAGCGCATCAGGTATTTAGTTGACTATCCGAACTCAAGAGAAGCCTTCCAGGGAGTAGATGTTGCGGGCGGCGTTATGTATTTCCTTTGGGATCGTGACAACCATGGCACTTGCATGGTGGAGACTCGCGCCAATGGTCAGAGCGTGGTAGCTGAGAGATCCTTGAATGAGCATGAGGTTTTCGTTCGCGATAATCGCGTCCTCGGCATCGTAAAGAAAGTGAAAGCACTGAGTGATGAGGATTTCTCAAACCTCGTCTCTGCTAGAAGGCCGTTCGGAATTGATGCGGCAGATGAGGGAAACAAGACCGGCGAGCTTTATTTGTATACGAGCAGTGGCGACTGCCGGATTGATCGGAAAGATGTCATCAAAGGGACAGAACTCATCAGTAAATGGAAAGTCCTACTCTCAAAAACATCGAGCGAACATGCAGGGCAACCCGATAAGTTAGGGCGGAAACGTGTGCTGTCTCGAATTGAGGTAATGCCGCCAAATTCGGTTGCTACGGAATCATATTTAATTGTAGGGCCATTCAAATCAAAACAGGAGGCAGAGAATGCAGCAGAGTATCTGCGCACGCGATTCGCGCGATTCCTTGTTTCTGCCATTCTGCTGACCCAAAACATCACTCGCGGGTCATTCGTTTTTGTCCCCGCCCAAGACTTCACAAAATCGTGGACTGATAAAACGCTTTACAAGAAGTATCTGCTGAAACCTGAAGAGATCGACTTCATTGAGTCCACCATTCGTGCAATGGAATAA
- a CDS encoding DEAD/DEAH box helicase family protein encodes MSKTIEEILAPKPEARPRIYAYSIADKAHAGLLKVGQTTREVKQRVAEQLKTANIKNYKIELDEAAEREDGTTFTDHEVRAALVRRGCANPELEWVRCTVADVKTVLTELRRGERFSGTHHETFALRAEQRAAVEKTHDYFHSIWREDMHAVPRFLWNAKMRFGKTFTAYQLAKRMKAKRILVVTFKPAVEDAWQTDLESHVDFDGWQYLSRQSDDDPTQANPKRPLVYFGSFQDLLGRDPLGNIKAKNKWLHTLNWDLVIFDEYHFGAWRETAKELFEGEEEAVERKEELIEGGKKAWEKIADKQEKLETEKEFLPITTKAYLYLSGTPFRALATGEFIEEQIFNWTYTDEQRAKEEFERQNPDGWNPYGALPQMRLLTYQMPDELLAIASAGEFNEFDLNAFFEASDTGSDAEFKHKSDVQKWLDIIRGSYAPQAAEYLKTGTRPPFPYSDVRLLPYLQHTFWFLPNVAACHAMANLLAERQNVFWRDYTVLVAAGPDAGIGLDALPPVRKAIGSGFDTKTITLSCGKLTTGVTVPQWSSILMLRNLKSPETYFQSAFRVQSPWSIKNPNGDNPNEEEILKPICFVFDFAPTRALRQLSEYGMGLSPNEANPEDAVRDLVSFLPVLAYDGANMTQVDAGGILDIAMAGTSATLLARKWESALLVNVDNDTLRRILDNPEAMAAVERIEGWRALGDNVLETIINRSEKVKELKAKAKKEGLTGKEKRELTEEEKEFKSKRKLVQEKLIKFATRIPAFMYLTDFRENTLQDVITKIEPELFQTVTGLTVEDFHLLVRLGVFNTEQMNQAVFAFRRYEDASLRYTGIESHEGLRQYGLYDTVVAKE; translated from the coding sequence ATGAGTAAGACCATCGAAGAAATCCTCGCCCCCAAGCCAGAGGCGCGTCCACGCATCTACGCCTATTCCATCGCGGACAAAGCACACGCGGGTCTGCTCAAGGTGGGCCAGACCACGCGCGAGGTGAAGCAGCGCGTAGCCGAGCAGCTCAAGACCGCCAACATCAAGAATTACAAAATCGAGCTGGATGAGGCCGCCGAGCGTGAAGACGGCACGACGTTCACCGATCACGAGGTCCGCGCCGCGCTTGTCCGGAGAGGTTGCGCGAATCCCGAGTTGGAATGGGTGCGCTGCACGGTGGCAGATGTAAAAACGGTGCTCACGGAGTTGCGGCGCGGCGAACGGTTCAGTGGAACGCACCACGAAACCTTTGCGCTGCGCGCTGAACAGCGGGCCGCCGTGGAAAAGACGCATGATTACTTCCACTCCATCTGGAGGGAAGACATGCACGCCGTTCCCCGTTTCCTGTGGAATGCCAAGATGCGCTTCGGGAAGACTTTCACCGCCTATCAACTGGCCAAAAGAATGAAGGCGAAGCGCATCCTGGTAGTGACGTTCAAACCAGCGGTGGAGGACGCCTGGCAGACTGACTTGGAATCGCATGTGGACTTTGACGGTTGGCAATACCTGTCGCGCCAAAGTGACGATGATCCGACACAGGCGAACCCCAAAAGGCCGTTGGTTTACTTCGGGTCGTTTCAAGACCTGCTGGGGCGTGATCCCTTGGGAAACATCAAGGCAAAGAACAAGTGGCTGCACACCCTAAATTGGGATTTAGTGATCTTTGACGAATATCACTTTGGCGCGTGGCGGGAAACGGCCAAGGAACTCTTTGAGGGGGAAGAAGAAGCGGTTGAGCGGAAAGAGGAACTGATTGAGGGCGGGAAAAAAGCATGGGAAAAGATTGCGGATAAGCAGGAGAAACTAGAGACAGAGAAGGAATTTCTTCCCATCACCACGAAGGCCTACCTGTATCTCTCCGGTACTCCCTTTCGGGCGCTGGCCACCGGGGAATTTATCGAGGAACAAATTTTCAACTGGACCTACACGGATGAACAGCGGGCCAAAGAGGAGTTTGAGAGACAGAATCCGGATGGGTGGAACCCGTACGGCGCATTGCCGCAAATGCGGCTACTGACCTATCAGATGCCGGATGAGTTGCTGGCGATCGCCAGCGCGGGTGAATTTAACGAGTTTGATCTAAATGCCTTTTTCGAGGCTTCGGACACCGGGTCGGATGCGGAGTTTAAGCACAAGAGCGACGTACAGAAGTGGCTGGACATTATCCGGGGTAGTTATGCACCCCAAGCGGCTGAATATCTAAAGACCGGTACACGCCCGCCATTTCCGTATTCGGATGTGCGCCTGTTGCCCTATCTCCAACACACGTTTTGGTTCCTGCCGAACGTGGCGGCATGTCACGCGATGGCGAACCTGCTGGCGGAGCGGCAGAATGTTTTCTGGCGTGATTACACGGTGCTCGTGGCCGCTGGGCCTGATGCCGGCATCGGGCTGGACGCACTACCGCCCGTGCGCAAGGCCATCGGCAGCGGCTTCGACACCAAGACCATCACGCTGAGTTGCGGCAAGCTCACGACCGGCGTGACGGTGCCGCAATGGTCCTCCATTTTGATGCTGCGAAACCTGAAATCGCCGGAGACCTATTTTCAGTCGGCCTTCCGGGTGCAATCGCCGTGGTCGATCAAGAATCCGAACGGGGACAACCCGAACGAGGAGGAAATCTTGAAGCCGATCTGCTTTGTGTTCGACTTCGCGCCCACGCGAGCGCTGCGGCAGTTATCCGAATACGGCATGGGCTTGTCACCCAACGAAGCGAATCCCGAGGATGCCGTGCGTGACCTGGTGTCGTTTCTCCCGGTGCTGGCCTATGACGGGGCGAACATGACGCAAGTTGACGCCGGCGGCATTCTGGATATCGCCATGGCGGGGACGTCGGCCACGCTGCTGGCTCGGAAATGGGAGAGTGCCTTACTCGTGAATGTGGATAACGATACATTACGGCGCATCCTGGACAATCCCGAAGCGATGGCGGCGGTGGAACGGATCGAGGGGTGGCGAGCATTAGGCGATAATGTCCTGGAGACCATCATCAACCGAAGTGAGAAGGTGAAGGAGCTCAAAGCCAAAGCCAAAAAAGAGGGGCTGACGGGTAAAGAAAAGCGGGAACTGACGGAGGAGGAGAAGGAATTCAAATCGAAGCGCAAGCTGGTGCAGGAGAAGCTGATCAAATTTGCCACGCGGATTCCGGCCTTCATGTATCTGACCGATTTCCGCGAGAACACGTTGCAAGACGTGATCACCAAAATTGAGCCGGAATTATTTCAGACCGTGACCGGTCTGACGGTGGAAGATTTCCACCTCCTGGTTCGGCTCGGAGTCTTTAATACCGAGCAGATGAACCAAGCGGTATTTGCGTTTCGACGCTATGAGGATGCCTCCCTCCGTTATACGGGCATTGAAAGTCATGAAGGCTTACGCCAGTACGGGCTTTATGACACCGTAGTAGCCAAAGAGTAA
- the rpmH gene encoding 50S ribosomal protein L34: MKRQYQPSKIRRKRQHGFLNRNSSKSGKATLRNRRRVGRKRLTPV; encoded by the coding sequence ATGAAACGCCAGTATCAACCGTCCAAAATCCGCCGGAAACGGCAGCACGGTTTCTTGAACCGCAATTCATCCAAGAGTGGCAAGGCCACTTTGCGTAATCGCCGTCGCGTGGGCCGCAAGCGCTTGACGCCGGTTTGA